From the genome of Brassica oleracea var. oleracea cultivar TO1000 chromosome C4, BOL, whole genome shotgun sequence:
CAAAATATTTTTTACAAAATTTTTAAATTATGTTTAAGACTAACTGTCCAGACGACTTTCAGTTAAGTCGTCTGGACGACTTATTTTCAAGTCGTCTAAACAGACGACTTGCGAGGGGTAGAAACGTAAAAAAAAATCCGTTTTCTTGTTTGGTCACAAGGGGATAGTTGTAATTTCAATAGCCTTTTAGGTTACTTTTGCCTTTGACCCAAGTTGGGTTATTATTTTGGGTTTGACTCCAAGTTTTGAGTCACACTTGGCAATTCTCTCTAATATTTATTCAACAAAGACATCTACAAATTTTGGTACCTTTTGCGCATTTAAAATTTTTTTATTATATGAAAAAAACAAAGTGTTACAATTTTTTTACAACATATGCCCCTTTTTTTTATATCTAACAATATTTATTATCTTCAACTGTATTACTATAAATTTGTCAAGCCATAAATCTTCCAGTATTTATTTAACAATTATTTTCAAATTTGCAAAAATAAATATAATTTTAATATGATTAGCTAAATTTTGATAGACTTTTATTAACACTTTCTACGTTACGTATGTCTCTAAAGTGGGCAAGAGTCCTTGAAAACTTAAGAAACCAAAAATTCAAATTCAAAAATAAAGATTAATTTTTGTAAGTAAACTTAAAACTAAAAACCTAAGCATCTAACTGAAAATGACACTTTGAATTAATAATTTCTCATTTTTAAATATTTTAAGTTACAAATTCTCATAGTAGGTGATGTATCCTTTGTCTTTAGTATCCAAATATTAGAAACTCCTAGATGAGTATAAATGATGATACCATGTGGTATGAGTTGGTTTAGTTCAAATATCTATAAAATACTTTTAATTTTTGGATATGTAACAAGTCTAGATATCAGAAAATTCGAAAATATCTAAAACCTGAACAAATATCCAAAATCCAAAAAATTCTATAAAATTTAAATATCTGAAAAGCCCCTAAATTTTACCCCAAATCTAACCAAAAAAATACCAATAGTTTATTCAAATATTTGAAATATATCTTAAAATTTTGAAATTTTATTTGAAACTCGAAACTCTAACGGAAAAATCAGACCTAAAATTTAAAAGAATATCTATGATTCCAAAAATATATATGAACTACCCAAATCTACCTAATACACACAAAATTTTCAAGGTGTTTTGAGTATCCTAATCGGGTCTCAGTAGGATTCTGACCCAAACCGAGACCTACAGGTCAAAAAACTATCCAATAGATACTTTACACTGGATCAAAACCCAAACAAATTCTATATTTTTGGATTGGTTTTGGTTGACTTTATTGGATCCGGATAAAATGTTCAGACCTAAGAAAGAGTTGCATATATATATACAAATGGATATACAAAATCTCAAACAAACTACTTCATAAATTATATAATTTTAAGCAAATTCCCTGCTTCACTTTATAACTTAATAATGTATAATCTCAAAATAATAATTTATATCAATTTTTTTTTGAAAAACTTCAAATTTTATTTATAATCCAAGAAAACCCGTACTTTTGAAGCGCGAATCAAAATCTAGTACGAGACTTATAATCCTAAAAGAAGTAAGACAAATAAGTAAAAAGCCAATTAAGAAAAGGAAATTAAGTGAAAATGAAAACATAAAGCAAAGCCAGCTTGTAATAGGAGATGTATGCTACATCAAATTACTTAAGCAGCGCTTCCGTTCTCTGTCAGTCCTTCTCTGACCGGTCTTGATCATAGGTGGTGGGAAGTTCCCAAAGATTCAATAGGTGAAATAGCCCGACTTTTCCGAGGCGGCTAAATCAGAGTTGGTCCTTGCAAAGGAAGGCACATTGGGATGATCTGGGCTGGTACTTGCAATGGGAGGTATATCTCTTACACGGTTCATCTTTTTAAACCAATGACCAATGGTCTCAACTCCAAGATAGGAAAAGAGTACCACCAAAGATCCACCAGCAACGGAAACAATGGCGGGAAATAACCATTTTGTTTGATGAAAATGTGGTATGGTCACCCAAGACGCTGCAACATAAGCAGTTGCCATGAACCCTACAGAAACCCACATCATCCTGTGCGTGGCCACCAGTAATCTCTTCAAGGGTTTCCTCTTGTAAGGTATAATGCTAACGAGAAGAATAACGATGCACAATGAAGTGAACAGCGCGATGTTGTTGCATATTGCAAAGACTTTAAACGCTGCCGTGTTGCCTGCCATCGATTTTCCTCTCCATGGCCCATCATCGTAGACGCCGCCTGGAGGGTTAATCCCACCCGCATAAGAAACTGAAGCAATCAGAACTGCCACTATAGCAATCGTATTTCTTGCATTTTGTAATGCTTCTATATGCATCTCACGTTCCAAGCTTCTACGACCTCTTTCAACTGCCCCTTTCTTGTTTCGTTTTATATGTGCTATATTAGATGTGTTCGTTTCGATTAACCTAAGCAACCGTATTACCTCGTTCTCTTTTGAGCTTCCAGGGATATCTAAAGATTCAACGCCTTCTTGAGATCGTTTATTGTATGGATTAGAGTGCTCATCTTGTTTTTCAATGGTCTGATCAGAATCCAGCTTGGTATCCAACCTCAGCAAGGTTGATGTTGATAATAACTCAAAGTCTTCGCCTTCTTGAGTGAGAAGGTCGAAAGCTGTAAAACCCATATTGTTCTTATAGTTGATATCTATTATCTTCTTACCAACAATGTATCGTAGCAGCTACAATTTGTTCAATAAGAAATATGTCAGAGCAGACACCACCAAAAAGATTTGTGAACACAAGAAATTATATATGAGGCAAATTTGATTTTGTTTTTCATTTTCTTCGGTATAGCTAACATGATAATAAGGGTTTGACTGGTCTACCGCAGTGATTGCGTATATAAGCTAGAACAAGATTTGGTGATTTTTACTTTTATTATAAAGTTGACAACGACATAGAAAACTACTCACCCGAGCACCACAAGACATGGAAACCGCGATATGTAAGACCGTATTACCATTAACATCTACTTCCCGCATAAGTTTTTGGTTGTTAATGCTCAGTCTCTCTGCCATGAAAATGAAGGCATCTACGTTTTTGTTTCGTGCAGCGAGATGAAAGACAGTCTCCTTCGATCGCGTGAGAGAGCTGAAGGACAATGGAGCCTTTTCCAGGAACTCTTCTAGGACAACAACCGGGCCTCTCAGGACCGCCAGATGCAAAGGCGATAAACCATTGGTGTTACGAGCTTTTTCTAATCCTTGATCGAGCCCTAGTAATATACTTATCAGTTCAAGGTTTCCTCTATCACACGCGTGATGCAATAGCGTCGTTAGCGAGTCTTCCACCACCCACGCTAATTCCCTAGCTAGGTATGGGAATCTCTCCAGCACTATCCTTGTAACAACTGACAATGGTCCGAATACAACAGTGGGCCAGTGAGTTTATATATACAAAGATCACAAAAAATGTTTTTTTTTAATTAAAAAAAGGGCTTTTTAGATCACAAAAAATGTTGAGCACAAGAAACTTACATGTTGATCCACTTGATATGGAAAATTTGAGTTCATCGAGGCTGACAGAATGTGTCTTTTCCGCAAATAATCTGGCAGACTCCGTGGAAATGCTGCGGCAAACTAAATGGAGGGGTGTTTGGCAGTTGTTGTTCCGTGCGGAACACGTTTCCGATCCAAACTCTAACAACGTCCTAACTGTGTTCACGTCTCCGAGGAGAGCAGCGAGATGCAACGGTGTGTTTCCGTGTGCGTTGCGGGAAAAGATGAGGGAAGGTTTGAGCTCAATAATCTTGGAGACAAGTTCTCCATGCCCATGCTTCGCAGCCATGTGCAACACCGTGCTGTTGTCTTGGTCCACGTTTCTCTCCTCCAGCCACGATTCTTTCTCTTCCACCAACCCCAGAAAAGCTGGAATGTCGTTCTGAATGATCGCATTGAAGATGGGCTGCATCTTTCCTCAAGAACACTTGCTAGCTAAAGCAAAAGTTTAATCAGCGAGGGAGGTCCCGAGTGTGGTTATGTCTCTTTATAGTGACTTAGCATAGACTATAAGAGAGTTGACGTTTACAATAACAAAAATACATAAATTCGAATTGACATTTAGTTTTGGCTTCTGGTGTGATGTTGATTGAACCTTCACTTTTCTTGACTTTCTGGCCAATATATTTCCACAATAGCCATATGCTTTCAGACTAAAACACGTTAATTTCACTGTTTCTTTTTTTCTTTCCTTGTCTTTTCCACGAAAAAATAGTTCATCTTCATACATTTTTGACGTGACAGAACTAAAATTGAAATCTTAAGGACCTGTTGGTTTGGTCACCCCGGTGATCCATCTGGGTGAAGATGCAAATTGATGTTCGTTTTGTGCATTATAATGCTACATCCAGATGGACCCACCCAGCTAATTTTTTAAAAACTCATCTCAAATTCTCATCCAAATGAGGGTGAATCTTGATGATGCATCTAGTTCAGTCCAAAATGATAAATAACAAAATAATTTTTTTAAATCAAAATATTATTTTCAAACCAAAATTATATATTTTTACATATACATTTTTCCGCCAGAACCGAAAAATGCATTTTCTTGCCAAAACTGAAAAAACACACTTTTCCGCTAACATCGCAAAAATACGATTTTCCGCAAAAAAGCGTAAAACACACACATTTCCATAGAACCGCACTTTTCGGCCAAACCAGTAAAACCACACTTTTTGACCAATAGGATAAAAACACAATTTCTCGCCAAAAACGTAAAATCGCACAAAAACCGAAAAACATACGTTCCTGCTAAAACCATAAAAACACACTTTGTCGCCAAAATCGCAAAAATACTTTTTCCCCCCAGAACCGGAAAAACGCATTTTCCCGCCAAAAACGCATGTTTCCTCCAAAACAGGAAAACACATTTTCCCGCCAAAACCACAAAACGCACTTTTTTTTGTCAAAACACATTTTTTCGCAAAAACCACAAAAAAAATATTTTTCGCCAAAAAACGAAAAAAAATATTTTTTCGCCAAAAACGAAAAAATGAAGTTTTCCGTCAAAAACACAAAAATGTACTTTTCCCGCTAAAACCTGCAAAAATACATTTTCCCATAAAACCGCGAAAAAACGTTTTTCCGTCAAACCCGCAAAAACACTTTTTCGTCAAAAACTCAAGTTTTCCGTCAAAACCGCAAAAACGTATTTTTCCGCTATAAATACAAAAACGCACTTTGTCAAAACACATTTTTCCGCAAAAACCGCAAAAGTTATTTTCCACAAAAACCGTAAAAATGCTATTTTCCACCAAAATTTAAAAAGTATATTTTAGTCATTTCATTAACATGTCCATCTAGATGCAGATGTAGGTTAAAAAATAAAAACAAACGAACATGCATTCAGATGATTCTCCTGAATGCACATACGAAATGAAGAAACGAACAACACCCAGATGGAGCATCTCGATAAGACATCTAGATGGACCATCTGGATGCATCTTCTAGGTGTACAAACGAACAAGGCCTAAGATAACCAAATGATGTTTACAAGTGAAAAAAATATGTTACATTCGAAATGTCTCAATAATAACATATCAGAATAACAAGAGAATCAGAAACCACATAAAAGCTGGAATGTCGTTCTGACTGATCGCATTGAAGATGGGCTAAATCTTTCCTCAAGAACACTTGCTAGCTAAAGCAAAAGTTTAATCTGCGAGGGAGGTCCCGAGTGTGGTTATGTCTCTTTATAGTGACTTAGCATAGACTATAAGAGAGTTGACGTTTACAATAACAAAAATACATAAATTCGAATTGACATTTAGTTTTGGCTTCTGGTGTGATGTTGATTGAACCTTCACTTTTCTTGACTTTCTGGCCAATATATTTCCACAATAGCCATATGCTTTCAGACTAAAACGCGTTAATTTCACTGTTTCTTTTTTTCTTTCCTTGTCTTTTCCACGAAAAAATAGTTCATCTTCATACATTTTTGACGTGACAGAACTAAAATTGAAATCTTAAGGACCTGTTGGTTTGGTCACCCCGGTGATCCATCTGGGTGAAGATGCAAATTGATGTTCGTTTTGTACATTNNNNNNNNNNNNNNNNNNNNNNNNNNNNNNNNNNNNNNNNNNNNNNNNNNNNNNNNNNNNNNNNNNNNNNNNNNNNNNNNNNNNNNNNNNNNNNNNNNGATGCATCTAGTTCAGTCCAAAATGATAAATAACAAAATAATTTTTTTTAATCAAAATATTATTTTCAAACCAAAATTATATATTTTTCCATATACATTTTTCCGCCAGAACCGAAAAATGCATTTTCTTGCCAAAACTGAAAAAACACACTTTTCCGCTAACATCGCAAAAATACGATTTTCCGCAAAAAAGCGTAAAACACACACATTTCCATAGAACCGCACTTTTCGGCCAAACCAGTAAAACCACACTTTTTGACCAATAGGATAAAAACACAATTTCTCGCCAAAAACGTAAAATCGCACAAAAACCGAAAAACATACGTTCCTGCTAAAACCATAAAAACACACTTTGTCGCCAAAATCGCAAAAATACTTTTTCCCCCCAGAACCGGAAAAACGCATTTTCCCGCCAAAATTACAAAAACGCATGTTCCCGCCAAAAACGAAAAACACATTTTCCCACCAAAAACACATGTTCCCTCCAAAACCACAAAACACACTTTTTTTGTCAAAACATATTTTTCCGCAAAAACCACAAAAAAATATTTTTCCGCCAAAAACGAAAAAAATATTTTCCTGCCAAAAGCGAAAAAATGAAGTTTTCCGTCAAAAACGGAAAAATGTACTTTTCCCGCCAAAACCTACAAAATACATTTTCCCATAAAACCGCGAAAAAAACATTTTTCCATCAAACCCACAAAAACACTTTTTCGTCAAAAACACATTTTTCGCCAAAACCGCCATAAAGTATTTCCCGCCAAAACCGCAAAAACTCAATTTTTTCGTCAAAACCGCAAAAAACGTATTTTCCCGCTAAAACTACAAAAACACACTTTTTGTCAAAACACATTTTTCCGCAAAAACCGCAAAATTTATTTTTCACAAAAACCGTAAAAATGCTATTTTTCTGCCAAAATTTTTAAAATTATATTTTAGTCATTTCATTAACAAGTCCATCTAGATGCAGATGTAGGTTAAAAAATATAAACAAACGAACATAGTTGCATTCAGATGATTCTCCTGGATGCACATACGAAACGAAGAAACGAACAACACCCAAATGGAGCATCTGGATAAGGCATCTAGATGGACCATCTGGATGCATCTTCCAGGTGTACAAACGAACAGGGCCTAAGATAACCAAATGATGTTTACAAGTGAAAAAAATATGTTACATTCGAAATGTCTCAATAATAACATATTAGAATAACCAGAGAGTCTGAAACCACATAACAAAAATTCGATCAATCTCAGAAGACGAGGATGAAAGATTGTGTCTAAGTAGTTACAAAAAAAAAGAGAGTTATTAACACTTTAGGACAGTTTTTAACTTTTTATTACAAGATAGAACACTTCTTGCTACTAGGGTAGTTTTATCTACTTTTGCTACTGTACAAATTTTGATAATCCCATTATACCCTCAGTTTAATCGAACAGAAAATGACTTATTCTTTTGAGTCTCTGGCTCGACGATAAAACCAAAAGTAGTGATTGTAAATTTTTTTGACCGCCGACGAGGTTCACCGATGTGGACATCCATATCATCTTTGGGTATAATCTCAGCCAAAGTCTCTCATGCCTAGTTTAAGCCCCATTAATTTTGCAAGACAAGAGAACCACAGTCTCTTTAATCGCATCTTCCGCTTCTTCACCGATGTTGAATTCACTTTCTCCGGCGGTCCACAAGCTTTATCATTCCGTTGGTTCACCATCCTCCGCTAGGCTAGAAAAGGCGACACTCACCACCTTGTTTTCCTCGCATCTACCTCATACGGCTCTCTCCTCATTGATCTTGAAGCATCCAAAAACCCGTCTGATCAATAGACGCTTCCTCTTATCTCATTCTCGAGGAAGAACACGCCAGATCTGAGGCCAAGCGAGAAGCGACTCGTTCTCGCGACTCAGTCATCACACATGNNNNNNNNNNNNNNNNNNNNNNNNNNNNNNNNNNNNNNNNNNNNNNNNNNNNNNNNNNNNNNNNNNNNNNNNNNNNNNNNNNNNNNNNNNNNNNNNNNNNAAAACAAAGAACCGTTTTATAGTTTCTGTGTCATTAGCTACTTTATTCCATGTGATCATAAAGTTACTGTTAAGCTATCCATTGTGATGCATATTAGTATTACACGCTGGCCAAACACCGGTACAAATGTAACTCTGGAACGTCACTTTTCTTGAAACAGCTGATTCATAACTTCACATTACCAAGAGACATGATGGTAAAACTTTAAACTATCCAAAATCTAACAAATGATTAGTTGTTTACCTTTTCTCTTCGCACTAACTGAAGCTGTAACGATACCAGTGCTTCTCATGTCCTATATTCCCACTTTATCCTCTCATTCTTGTTCTAATCCAAAGAGCAAGATTGTCGTCAGTCACTTATCTTCGTGGTGACAGGAGAGGGAGAAGCGGTTCAGCACGCAGGGGGCGTTTGCGGCGGAAACCATAGTGACATCAAAGTTTAGAATCTTTGATGTGAGATTGAAAGCAACAATTAAAATCACCAACTTATTTTGACGGACAATTATTCAAACCCAAACATACGGATGTTGAATGTATATATACATCATCAATCTGACAGCTTATGGAATAAAAATCACCAAACCAAGATAAGATCTATGATATACGTTTCTTAGAAGATGAAATCCATTGTCCAAAAGATGAACCCAAAAATTTTGATTGTCACCGCAGATGAAACTCCAAGAAACATTACAAACTTTCAGGGGAAGATTGGCTTACATGAACGAAGCCACCGTGTGAGATGGATAATGTTGCGGATTGAGTTCTTTTAGAAGAGCATTTGCATTTATAATTTATAAAATTAAAGAAAATATATAATTAATTCATTTATTTTATTTACTATCATAAAATTATTTTTATATAAAGAAAATAAAATTTTGATTTCTATAATTATTTACAATAATTTTGTTTTTTAAAAAGATGGTATTTCACATTTAAAATATAATACAGTTTATATAATATAATATAATTTATATAATTTAATTTATTAAATGTGAAAAATTATTTTTAAAATAGATATTTTAATTATAATTCTTTTTAAATAATATTTTTCTATATAAACATAATTTTTAAATTATTAATAAAATACATTAATTATTTATCTTTTTAATTTTATATGTTAATATATTTATTTTTATATATGTATATATATATTAGAAATATATTCATTAAAAATAAATATACTATATATTATATACTAATTTTTATAATAATTTTAAATAGCATACTGATACTGCTCTACCAATCATCCTATTAAACAGTTTAGCAAAAACATACAGATCCTACAAAAGGATACTAGACCTTGATCCGCGCGCCAGCGCGGATATGAATTTTCAGTTTTTAATTATTTATTTTATTAAATGATGTATTTGTAATATTCGTTCATATTATATTCATTAAGTAAAAATTTTTTTTTTGCATCTTAAACTATCTATTTTTTACGAATGTGTGATATCATATAAAAAATATAAAAAAANNNNNNNNNNNNNNNNNNNNNNNNNNNNNNNNNNNNNNNNNNNNNNNNNNNNNNNNNNNNNNNNNNNNNNNNNNNNNNNNNNNNNNNNNNNNNNNNNNNNNNNNNNNNNNNNNNNNNNNNNNNNNNNNNNNNNNNNNNNNNNNNNNNNNNNNNNNNNNNNNNNNNNNNNNNNNNNNNNNNNNNNNNNNNNNNNNNNNNNNNNNNNNNNNNNNNNNNNNNNNNNNNNNNNNNNNNNNNNNNNNNNNNNNNNNNNNNNNNNNNNNNNNNNNNNNNNNNNNNNNNNNNNNNNNNNNNNNNNNNNNNNNNNNNNNNNNNNNNNNNNNNNNNNNNNNNNNNNNNNNNNNNNNNNNNNNNNNNNNNNNNNNNNNNNNNNNNNNNNNNNNNNNNNNNNNNNNNNNNNNNNNNNNNNNNNNNNNNNNNNNNNNNNNNNNNNNNNNNNNNNNNNNNNNNNNNNNNNNNNNNNNNNNNNNNNNNNNNNTACAATTGTGTGAGTCAAATTCTAGTTTTATTGATGCATGTTATATATTAGTGCTGCATGTTTTAGGTAACATTTTAATGATGCACGTTTTTAAAAATCTCCTTTATTAAAATTATGCACGTAAGGATAACTCATGAGTTTTTTTGGTTGATTAAATGACATTATGTCCAAATTTATTTAAGGATATTTCATTAAGGTAACTGAAAAAGACAAACAATAAAATATGAAGTTTAAATTCATTTAAGCATATTTCATTAATGTAACTGAAAAGACAATTAATAAATTAGACAATTTTATTCATTTTAGGATATTTCATAAATGCAACTGAAAAAGACAAAAAAAAAACAAGGAGTTTAATTAATGAAGTAAGAACATTTTCAAATGGGTACTTCTCTTTTAATAATATGGATGTCTACGTGAACAGGCTTAGGAGAGATAAAAAACTCCCCTATTATAATAATAGATTTTTACTTTTATTAGATTTTAATACTTATAAGCGCTGAAAGATCTCACTCAAATTATCCTAAGGAGTGAATTACTCTATCAAATAAGATGTTCAATTGTAATACACAGGGATCGAATCCACAAGGAGCCAGGGAACCAAATAAATCTAATCAGAATGATTAAGCTAGGTTGATTATGTTTAGATGTAAATAGTAGGTTGTGAGCAAGGCAGTTGCTTGATTGGTTTGATTGAGTTTTTGACACTTAAATGAAATAGTTAGACTTAGGGTTTCTATTTAGGTAATCAGGTCTATAATCCAACAGATGCCTAACAGTTTTATGCATGATATAATAGAGCTCAAACACTTATAAACAAACCGATCGGCGTTTGCTTTCTAGGTTTGTCTATTGACCAGATATAAGTGCCGATCGATGATTCTAGAGGAATATCAATCGATACACCTTTTGCACCGTCGATCGATTATTTTATAGGAATATCGATCGACATGTTCTTAGTCAAGCTTTACGCGCAGGTTGAATAATGTTCACTAGGCTTAGTAGATCAGCTTTCGCCTTACTCTAACAATCCTAACTCAATTAGGACGGATTCAGGGTGAGATTCTAGTGTTAACTTGTGCCTAACTCCTAGGTCAAGGTTCTAGCTAGCTAAACTAAAAGCATGCATTAACGACAATTCTAAGGGTGAATATCACAACTTAGCAATCTATAGTTGGGGCTAATCCCTAATAACCTATTTAAAACCTAAACTTAACAATACTACTACTCAGAATAGGTAAGCAATTCATAACAACAATAAAGTATAAAAACTTCATAGATAGATAGATAATAATGGAGTTTCAATCACAAATCTCTTTGGATCTTCTCTCCAACTCTACTAAAATCCTAGAAAACCTTTTGCTGTGAAAACAAGAAAACAAGAAAACACACTTTGCCTCTAACACTTTGGCAAGCTATAAATATTAGGTTAAAACTCGTCAGAGGTAATCATGTAAATTGGTGAAGTCTTGGGCTATAAGTCAGCTGGAACCAAACGGGCTTCTGCGCGCTTCGCTGTCGATCAATGTCACAAGATGTGCATCGATCGATTATTGTCTCTGAATGTCGACCATTGGTCTTGCTTGATGGTCACCTCGGATACTCTCTCCAATTATTTCCAAAATGCTCCAAAATCATCACTTTCTTCCAAATCACTTCTGATCCTATAAATATACTAAATAGACTCTAAAACATAATAATTAATTTTTAAAACACTTATAAACCATGGAAAAAAGTGGGTAAAATTCATGGCCTATCAACTCCCACAGATTTACCCTTTTGCTTGTCCTCAAGCAAAATATACATGCAGTCTCTCTGAAAGAGGTTTGAAAATAGCAGGGACTCACAGATTTAAAACTCAGAATCATCACCTTAGAAAATTCTAATCTCATAAGCACACTATACCATATCCTAGTCTAGCAACCAAATTCACCTAGTCAACAACTTAGCAAATCCTGTCTGACAATCTCCTCTACCAACCTTAATTCTTGCATGAATAAAAGTGTAGGTTTTACGTTGGGAGTATCGATCACAGGATGCAAGGATGCTTAAACAAGTATCTGGACCTGCTGGTAAATAGGAGTTCCTTTCCTCTATCTCTACTAATTTTTCTCTCAGTCAAAGTCTGCTTATATCATAAGATCGTTGACCAAGATTGGACATGCTTCCATGAATGAAGCTTTAATGGTTTTAGCTACCAAATCATGTTCACATCTTTTTGACCTATATCCTAAGATTATTTGTGAATCAAGCCTTAATGGTTGTAGCCACCAAGTCATGTTCTAATCCTTTACCTATAGAATTCTTATGAATCAAGCCTTAATAGTTGTAGCCACCAAGTCCTGTTCGAATTCTTTTCCTAAATTATCATCTATAAATATATATACATATATATTATATATATTTTTATCATCTAA
Proteins encoded in this window:
- the LOC106339754 gene encoding ankyrin repeat-containing protein At5g02620-like produces the protein MQPIFNAIIQNDIPAFLGLVEEKESWLEERNVDQDNSTVLHMAAKHGHGELVSKIIELKPSLIFSRNAHGNTPLHLAALLGDVNTVRTLLEFGSETCSARNNNCQTPLHLVCRSISTESARLFAEKTHSVSLDELKFSISSGSTFVTRIVLERFPYLARELAWVVEDSLTTLLHHACDRGNLELISILLGLDQGLEKARNTNGLSPLHLAVLRGPVVVLEEFLEKAPLSFSSLTRSKETVFHLAARNKNVDAFIFMAERLSINNQKLMREVDVNGNTVLHIAVSMSCGARLLRYIVGKKIIDINYKNNMGFTAFDLLTQEGEDFELLSTSTLLRLDTKLDSDQTIEKQDEHSNPYNKRSQEGVESLDIPGSSKENEVIRLLRLIETNTSNIAHIKRNKKGAVERGRRSLEREMHIEALQNARNTIAIVAVLIASVSYAGGINPPGGVYDDGPWRGKSMAGNTAAFKVFAICNNIALFTSLCIVILLVSIIPYKRKPLKRLLVATHRMMWVSVGFMATAYVAASWVTIPHFHQTKWLFPAIVSVAGGSLVVLFSYLGVETIGHWFKKMNRVRDIPPIASTSPDHPNVPSFARTNSDLAASEKSGYFTY